Proteins encoded within one genomic window of Actinoplanes octamycinicus:
- a CDS encoding TerC family protein, with translation MLEVTALGWTLTIGVIVALLALDLTLGVLRPHVVGFREAAGWSIFYIVVAIAFGLVFAQVAGWTYGTEYFAGYIVEKSLSVDNLFVFVIIMSTFAVPERYQQEVLTFGIIIALVLRVVFIALGATLLNLFSFMFLIFGLILIYTAVQLFRHRDEDPSIEDNALVRAGRRFLPVTDDYVEGKMITRVDGRRMVTPLFLVLLAIGSTDILFALDSIPAVFGVTEEAYIVFVANAFALLGLRALFFLVKGLLDRLVYLSTGLAVILAFIGVKLVLHWAHKSLSDAVPEVSTPVSLIVIIGILVVTTVASLIKSRRDPSLKAHAGSLHSHPDRQPQD, from the coding sequence ATGCTTGAGGTCACCGCGCTCGGCTGGACCCTGACGATCGGCGTCATCGTCGCCCTGCTCGCCCTCGACCTGACTTTGGGGGTGTTGCGTCCGCACGTCGTCGGTTTCCGCGAGGCCGCCGGCTGGTCGATCTTCTATATCGTCGTCGCGATCGCGTTCGGCCTGGTCTTCGCGCAGGTCGCCGGATGGACCTACGGCACGGAGTACTTCGCCGGGTACATCGTCGAGAAGAGCCTGTCCGTCGACAACCTGTTCGTCTTCGTGATCATCATGAGCACGTTCGCCGTGCCCGAGCGGTACCAGCAGGAGGTGCTGACCTTCGGGATCATCATCGCGCTGGTCCTGCGGGTGGTCTTCATCGCGCTCGGCGCCACCCTGCTCAACCTGTTCTCGTTCATGTTCCTGATCTTCGGGCTGATCCTGATCTACACGGCGGTGCAGCTCTTCCGGCACCGCGACGAGGACCCGAGCATCGAGGACAACGCCCTGGTCCGCGCCGGCCGCCGGTTCCTCCCGGTGACCGACGACTACGTCGAGGGCAAGATGATCACCCGGGTCGACGGCCGGCGGATGGTCACCCCGCTGTTCCTGGTGCTGCTGGCGATCGGCAGCACGGACATCCTGTTCGCCCTCGACTCGATCCCGGCGGTCTTCGGCGTCACCGAGGAGGCGTACATCGTCTTCGTCGCCAACGCCTTCGCCCTGCTCGGCCTGCGAGCCCTGTTCTTCCTGGTCAAGGGCTTGCTGGACCGCCTGGTCTACCTGTCCACCGGCCTCGCCGTGATCCTCGCCTTCATCGGCGTGAAACTCGTCCTGCACTGGGCCCACAAGTCACTCAGCGACGCGGTCCCCGAAGTCAGCACCCCCGTCTCGCTCATCGTCATCATCGGGATCCTGGTCGTCACCACCGTCGCCAGCCTGATCAAATCCCGTCGCGACCCGTCCCTGAAAGCCCACGCCGGCAGCCTCCACAGCCACCCCGACCGCCAACCCCAGGACTGA